The sequence ATCTTACCTGCGGCCAGACCGCTTTAAGTTTGATACTGATATACCGCCGGAAATTGTTACATGGCGCTCCGCGCGCGCTACCAATAAACAACAAATGGCCGATTATATTGCCGATGAACTGCATCTGCGGGCAAGAACCGATAAGCGCGATCCTAAGAGCGGAGCCGAAGAATGCAGGCGGATATTTAATCTCATACCGTATGAAGCGCAGGCCTTGCGCGATACGCCGGGACATTTTCTCAGCCAGTATAAAAACTGGTCCTTTCGTAAACCTGACGAGAGTGAAGCTCAGTGGGAGCGTAGACGTAAACTAATTATCCGTAACAATAATTCTTGGGGCCGCTGACGCTTCAGCGGACATCTGTGTTGTAGAAGAAAAAATACATTGAAAGTGCTTTGCCGGTGAAGCCGGCAGGTGAGAGGAAAAAAGAGCAGTAGCGCTCGGCAAAGCCTCGCCGGTTTCCCAACAGGAGAAACCAAAATGAACATGTTACAAAACCAATCAGAGCTGGAGGAAATTTCCAGACGGCTTGACCGTGAAGAAGGCTACCGCGTGCTGCGCGCCGTCCCGAAACGCTTTTCTCATATGCCGGAAGACGGCGTGCCGCCCGATGGCAGATGCATTGCAATTTTAGACACTGAAACTTCGGGACTAAACGTTCATGAAGACAAGCTGATCGAACTCGCGATTATGCTGGTGTGGGTGGATGATGACGGAGAGGTCAGCGGGCACATGGGGCCGGTAAGTTGGCTGCAAGATCCCGGAATAGAACTGGAACCGGAGATCACGTTGATCACCGGCCTTGCCAATCATCATTTGGCCCACAAGCAGATTGATGATGCAGCAGCATTGGGCTTCCTCGATCGAGCGGATCTGCTGGTCGCCCAGAACGCAAAATTTGATTTGGCTTGGATCGAGCAGCGCTATCCAAAACTGAAAGGCAAGGCCTGGGCTTGTTCCTGCAGCGAGATCGACTGGTTGAAGCTTGGCTACGAAGGACGCTCGCAACAACATCTGCTGGCTCAGCATGGCTGGTTTACCAATGCCCATAGGGCTGAGGCAGACGTCTGGTCATTGTTCTGGTTGCTGCAGCAGCGTCAGCGGGGGCCAGGCGACAGTCCGGTCCAGAGCCATCTGCAGCGTCTGCTGCAAGCTGCCGAGACGCCGACCGTGCTCGTTGAAGCGTTGCGCGCGCCATATTCTGCAAAGGATAAGCTCAAGGCTCGAGGTTATCGGTGGGATGCTGGGCGCCGCATCTGGTGCAAAGAAATGGCAGAGGAAAAGCTGGCTGTTGAACGCAGCTGGTTCCGAACCGAGGGACTTCCACTGTTCGGAGCTAAAACGATGACCGCAACTGAGCGTCACCGGTAAAAATTAATCACAAGCCTCAACAACCACGGCCTGCCTTTCGGCGGGCTTTTTTTATGAAAGAAATATACTCATGACCAACCCAACAGAAATTGAACGACAGCTGTCACGCGAAGCCAATCTATTTGCAGCGCGCGGCAGTGCAGCCCATCACGACAGAACCCGCACCTATATCGTTGCTGACTTTGAATATGGCTATGACCGGGACCGCCATAACGGATATGGCGTAGCTGAAGGCAAAGACGCCGAGGAAAAGATACGTTGGCCGTTTCACCGCGTGGCGGCGGCATCTTGGTGCGTGATGCGCTTCAAGCGGGGTTCGGATATTCCCGAGATCCAAGGTCCGATTGTTCTCTCTGCCAATGACCACAGCGAAAAGGAAATGGTCTCTGTTTTCTTTGATGCCTTGGACCAGGAACCAGGCGCTGTGCTGGTGACATGGGGCGGGGAGCATAAGGATCTGGCCGTTCTGCGCCGAACCGCTGGTGAGCTTGATCTGATCATGCCCGGGCAGCTGCGCGAACTCTCGCCAGTCTCTGACCGTAGGATCGATCTATGCGGCGCCGTCTCGATCCGCGCGGAATCGGTTCATCTTCCGGAATATGCAGCAGCTTGCTCGATACCGGCAAAGCCGTCGCCATCCAAAACCATCGGCGAGCTGGTCGAGAAGGGGATGTGGGGGGATGTCGAGGAGCAGGTGCTGGCTGACGTCATGACGACAGCGATCATCATGTTGCGCCATCTCAAATCCCACGGGCTGATCCGCTGCGCCATTCCAGCATGCAGTTTGGCGCTGGCAAATGCAGCGACGAGCGCGAACCCGGAGAGCGAGTTTCTGAGGCGAACGTTCAAGCCCTGGGCTCAGCTCAAAGATAGCACAGCCAATTATACCTGTCCGATCTACCGGGCAGCGTAGCTTCTATTCTACGCTCCATCACGAGCGTGGACATTTTTAAAGTCGAGCCGGCGTGATCACGGGCAGCGCTCTATTGACGACTGGCTCTACCAATATCTTCTAACCAATCCTCAAGCGGGCGGCATCTCAGGATGACCGCCCGCTTGGCATTTCAGGATAATTTTTATGAAACTTCCCATATATTCGGAGCGGATCGTCACCTTCTCCGTCGTCTATCATCCCTATCGCCGCAACACCGAACGGTTCATACGCGCCTTTGGTGCCTTCGAAGTCAATTTCCAGCCTGGTGATGACATATTGTTCACGCGCCATCATCATACATATCCGGATAAGGATCGAACCGCTCCTTTACTGGAAATGACGAAGCTGCTCGATCAACAGACCGACTGCGTTTGCGCGGTTCTGGAAGCTCCGGGCGGGTCTCACCGGCCAAAAACCAAAGCCGACTTTGCGAAAAATGTCCTTGATGCACTGCCGATCTTCAATCTGGGTCTCCACCGCAAGATCCATGTTCACCGGACAGAAGACCAATATGTCAGGGTCAGCGCCGAACTGTTTGGCATAACTTTGGCGTCCAAGATGGCCGGGCCGTCAGAAAAATCCCGGCGAGCAGCAGACCACGCTCAAGCGCTGTGGCTGTCCTGGGTGTTCAATTGCCTTGCTGAGGATCCGGATCAGGCGAACCTGGTTGCGGCCTTTCAGGCTTGGCGCTGCGTCGACGACCTGCGTCCCGTGATATTTTAAAGAACAGGCATTCGCGTAGCGGCCACTGACCTTCGGGGCAGCGTCTGCCGCGCGGCATCATCAATCAATAACAGCAGGAGCAGAAATCATGTAGTAAACTCACCAAGACCCTGCAGCGGGCAAAACGCTGCACACATCATCAACCAAGTCGCTCGACATTTCGTCGTTGCGGCTTTTTTTATATCTAAAGGAAATATATCATGGCGAAGAAGCCAACCAATAATCGCGCGCCGACAAAGGCCGAGCCCAACAAGCCTTATAAAATCGCGGGCACTTCCATCGTCCCGGCCCAGCTATTCCATGTTCCCTCGCTTCAGCCAAGAAAGGAGGGGCCGTGGCGCGATGAACCCGATAAGCTTTCATGGACTGATAAAGCCACCGGTATGCCCTGCATAATGCTCCGCGCCCGGCTTGGCACTTTATCAGGCTATGTCGCGGTAAACACCGAGCATCCTCTGTTCGGCTTCGACTACCGCGCTGTTCCAGCAGACCTTGGCATTCAGCCTCACGGCGGCCTGAACTACAGCGCGCCCTGCGATGAAGAAGCGGACGAACGCGTTTCTGTCTGCCATATTTCACAGCAGCCCCGGGAACGGGTCCGCCATCCGCGCGGCAAGCAGGAGCATCCTCCATTCAGTGAAGAACTATGGTGGTTCGGGTTCGCCTGCGACAAATCCTACGATTTGGTTCCTGGCTGCTACCAAATCCATATGTCGGCTGAAAACGGGCAGACTTATCGCGGCGAGGATTACGTATTCACCCAGTGCACAAATCTCGCGCATCAGTTGGCTGCGGCTGGTGGCGAGATGGGTTCGGGCGTTCCCATCGATACGAGCAGCTTTACCGTGCCGCCTGTCGGTCTTGATGCAGGGGAGAAGTAAGATGGACGAGAACATTCCATACGAAAAACGCCGCAATCCCAATCTGCCTTGGGGATACTGGATGGCAGCTCCAGGTGAAACCACAGGCGATCAGGTTCTGATCGATGAAGATGGCAGCCGGTGGGCGTCTGTTCGTGAATGTCTGTGGGTCAAGCGCTTTAACATGGCGATGCCCGAGCATCTTCCGTATATTGACCTCGAACTGGAGTTCCTGCTCACCTTTCTGGTCATCACGGAACGCCGGATCATTCGGGTTGAGGAGAAGGCCATTGACATATTTGGTGACCATGACAGGGCCCGGTTCTACCAAAGCTGGCTGATCGACAAGAAGCTCATGACGTATGATCGGGGCGGTTGCCTATTTCCCGAACTCACCCCGGAAGCCTTTGCTATCTTGCTGATGCTGGCCAATACACGCAGCCTGAGGAACCAACCGCTGCCGGTCGGCCTGCCGACGCTGGAGCGATGGCATGGGCTCGACCCGGAAGCCATGACGCCCGAATGGGAAGCAGCGCTGCAGAAACTGGAGCGCTATGCCGACCGGCTGCCATATCGGTTTGAGCGGGTGATGATCGGCAAGCTTAATGCCATTAGGCTGGTCGGTGATGGACTGGGGCCGAACATCCCGCTCCGCCGGACCTTGTGGTCGCTCACCTTCCGGGATCAATATGCGCGGGACCGGTTCTACTACTGGCTTTGCCACCGCGTCGATCGGTGGAGCGATTGGGGGACGCGCGCTTGGGAAAATGGCCCCCGAGCGCTCAGCGAATATTTGCTGCAGCTGAAATTTGCAGATGAACCGGCCGTGATGCCAGACTGACCAAGCAGCATGATGCCAAGAACAACGGGCGGGCTCTTCGGAGGCCGTCCGTTGTCATTTACCTAGGCGTAAATTTACCAAAAACCCGCTTCCCTCTAGTTCATCCGGAGCACCTCGCCATCTAGTCTCCCATGCTTCGTTAGCCTACAAGGTCAGGTGACCAATCGATTTACTCGGTCGCTGCGTTGAAAGTTACCTCTGAATCCGGAGCAGACATGCCCTGAGTTCGACTCCGGCATTTCCGACGTCGGTCCAGACAAAGCCGCAGGCCATGGTCCTCTTTTCAGATTAGCTTATTGAAAGCCGGCAGTCGCGAATCCACCTAGTAATTGCAGTTCTGGCGCGAGCAAATTCTGAGCGCTGGACGGCAGCTTTCAGAATCGAGAATGGGTCGAGGAGACGGCAACAATTGCGCGTAATTTCGGACCGACTGTAGTTGGGCCGGAAGCGACCATAGAACATGATCGCCGTAGATGCACTTATGGAAAGCCGGGCGAAATCTGACAATCGACTTATACTTTCCGTCAATACTGGCTGCGTTGATTGCAGGCTATCTCCGCCAGAGGTCAAATGCGGGTGTCGCGCCGATTTTTGCGTAACGAACAGAGGAACCTGCTCGCCAGCATCTCGTCACGGTTCGCCGAGGCAGCATAATATAGTTGAACGGGGCGGTCTGGAAACATTTTTCCAGACCGCCCAGTCAAAACGAATGTTCAAACCTACTGCCGGTAAAAACGAACGATCCCGCGCAACGAGGTGCGCAGCGGCGCCTAAATTGTCTTCAAGCTCTCCATAAGCCTAGTCGCCAAAGGCATATTATGCAGTTCTGGCGGCAAATATTATTTTACTCGCGCTTTTCTTGGCTCACGAAGTTTTGCAGGAAGCAAAGAAACAGGGAAGGGGTCCAGATGCTTCGTTACTTCCGGTATCGTTGCTACGGCATTACGCAACAGTGCCATATGCGCCTTCGAGTAACGTCCTTCAGTTTCCCCTTTGAGAGCATGGCCAGCAAAATCTGCTCTGATTTCAGATGGGATTCCAGCACCCTTCATTGAATCTATCGCGGTGTGACGAAATGCGTGCATTGCTTGGCCGCCTTTAAGAAATGCTAGTTCCTTGGCTATCTTGGTCCAAATACGTTTATAATAGGCATCGCCCATCTGGCCCAAGCCGCTCTCAGCTACTAGCTCCGGAAATAGGGTCTTCTCTCCCGCTTCGCGTAGCGCCGTCACATAATCAATCAAGCCCAATCGCTGCAATTCCTTCGCCACCGGCACTTTGCGTGCCGAACTAATGGTCTTCACCCGGCGCACGTCATTGGCGCGAACGTTGAAGAACCAAAAACCATCTTCCGTTTCCACATCATTGACGTCCAGGCCGCAAATTTCATCGCGGCGCATCCCTGAATACCACGCGATCAGGGGCACGAAATACCACGCATCGTGAACGAGCAAATCGCCTGGCTGCATACGCCGCGCATGTGATTTTGAACCTGTCCATGGCGGGAGATTGAAAATCTCCCTGCCTTGCTCCACGGTATAGACCGATTGTAGTTCACGTTGGTTACGAGTGTCGTTCATAATGAATGCTCCATAGTCAAGTCGTCCCAATGGGTGGTGTTTGTTAAACCAGCCAGTGAGCTGGCGCAGGAAGCCCCAATGCCGGTTGGTCGTAACAACGCCCAACCCAAGTTCTTTTCGAGAAAGGTGCTCGGCCGGCTTAATTTTTGTATCTGTAACTCGCCCTTTCCGCTTCGCTTCTTTTTTCATCGCTTCTTCACCAGCAACGACTTTGGCTTCGGTTTCGTCGATGATTTGCCAGATCGTCATATCGCGATGCTTGGGGGATTTACGAAAGGAGGGGCCGTGCAGCTTTTCGAAACACTGGTCTAGTTTGACGAGATCGTCATGCGTGACGGTCGCCAGCGCTCGCCCGTCCATGACCTGCTCGAGAAGCATTGCAGGAAGTTCGAACTGGTTGCGCGTTTTCAAGGTCCAAGGTTCGCCTTTTTTTCGCGAATTGCCGTCCTTGCCGCCTGTGCGCGGATTATGCTCAAAAAATCTGAGCACTGCTTCGCTTGGTGTCATGGTGACCCACTCGTTAGCTACAGGCTGGTGAGAAGTTACGGTAGGTGAAGAATTTTGAGGGTTTATTGGTTCATAACCCGCCACTTGGACCGGAGCATAAGCCGTGCTTGGATCGGCGAGAACGCGGCGGAATTCCCGGACTGCCTCAATGCGCGCCTGATTGACCACTTTGCGCGCCATGGCTTCACGCAATACAGTTTCTTCCACGCCGATTTCGGCCAGTCTTGTGACGGCTGCCTCCTCAGCGCCATCCTGCTGAATTGATTCGGCAAGGTCCGACCAAGCCATGATGACAATGGGTTCATCGTCGTCGTCGGGATCTATCCGGGCGATCAGGAAATCATCGATTTTGCCTTTTACGACGCCGTCACTTGCTGCTGATTCGCTAGCGCCCAGACGCAGCGAGAGCGCTTTGTCTATATCGTCGTGATCTTCTGGAGGAATAATGTGGAGGTTTGCGTGCATGACTTCGAGTCGATCGCGCTCAATCAGCATTTGGCGGCGATAGATTTCCGCCCGCTGAGCGCTGGTCAGTCCGTCGCTCCTAATATTCGTCATCATGTTCATCGCGACCCTCTCGCAAATCAAAGTCAGCGCTGGAGCGAGTAACGCTGCATGCCTTCGATTCGTAGTCTTGAGGGACATCCTTAACCGAAAAGGCTTATCAAGCCCTAAACGTATGAGGCGGCGATAATAATAGGTGCCGTGCTTGCGAGTGACGTTTTGTATTCCGCACATGGGTGGTGGTATCCTTCCGTGGCACCCTGTCGTGGCGAACCACGACGGGGTAAGAGAAAGAAACCAAATATTTCAAGAGCTTATGTCATTGTTGGCTGGGGCTCCTGCCACCCCAACCAACTTTCCTTCACCGAGCGTTCGCAGGCACGTGTTTCCGTAGCCTTGCTGGCCGACTTCCCGCGCAATCTCCCGAAATGGAATCTCTTCAGGGCTTAATTTCCCGCTCCTGTTCCGTAAATTAAATGTCCGGGCATGATGCGCCGCGGTATCGGGAGCTGTCTTTGGATTTTCGCAGAATATTTTCCGACAAGGAATATGCACCGCGGCGTGATCTGGCGATCATCCTGTTGCTCTATCTGGTGATTCTGGCTGCTTCTCTGGCTTTTGATTCATTTGACCATGTTATCGACTTTGTCGAGCAGCATGAGGACTGGGAAATTGACGAAGCCCTGACCGGTTTGCTGTTGCTGCCGATTGCGCTGGGAATATTCGCCGCGCGCCGTCTTTCGGAAGCCAAAAAGGAACTCAAGCTCAGGCTTCTGGCAGAAAAGCAGGCGCACGAGATGGCGTTGCACGATCCGCTGACCGGACTGCCCAACCGCCGCAAGGCCAATATGGTGATAGAAGCCGCGCTCAAACAGGCTGACAGCGCCCCTGTCACCTTGCTCGCGATTGATCTCAACCGGTTCAAGCCGGTCAACGATCTCTATGGCCACCAGGCCGGTGACCAATTGTTGCTGGCCGTCGGCGAGCGATTGAAGGCCGCTGTGGCAGACGACGGCTTGATCAGCCGGATAGGCGGCGATGAATTTTGCGCGATGCTCAGTGGCATTCCCGCTGGCGACCAGTTGATCCGCAAGGTCGAAACCCTGTCGGAGGTTTTCGAAACGCCTTTTCTGCTGGGCGATCTGTCGGTTGTGGTGAGCGCGAGCATAGGCGTGGTTACAACCGATGTCCCCGCTACCCCGCTCGATAGTCTTTTCTCCCAGGCGGACGCAGCCATGTACCGCTGCAAGGGCACCGGCCGCAATGAAATTGCCTTTTTCGAAGCCGGTATGGAGCAAGCGGCGATCCAGCGGGCGAAGATCGAAACCGATTTGCGCACAGCCATTGTCGAAGGTGAAATCCGGCCTTTCTTCCAGCCATTGGTCAATCTCTATGACGGCGAAATTCTCGGCTTCGAGGCATTGGCCCGCTGGCATATGGCGGATGGCACGATGCGCATGCCAGACGATTTCATCACCATCGCAGAGGAAACCGGACTGATATCGGATCTGTTCTTCGTGATATTAAAAGCGGCCGCGATTGAAGCGAAAAACTGGCCGGTCGGATTGCATTTTGCGGTCAATCTTTCTCCCGTCCAGTTTGGCGACGAGTGGCTTGTCGAACGCATATTGCAGACTCTGGTCGACGTTGGCGTGGCGCCGGGTCGCCTTGAAATAGAAATTACCGAAAGCGCATTGGTCAGCGATCTAGACGTCGCGCGCAATGTTATCGTGTCGCTCAAAAACCAGGGTATCAACATATCACTGGATGATTTCGGCACCGGCTATTCCTCGCTGCGTCACCTGTCGGAACTGCCTTTCGACAAGTTGAAAATCGATCGGTCTTTTGTCCATGGCATCGAAACAAATTCCGCTTCGCAATCGATTGTCCGCGCCGTGACCGCGCTGGCGCATAATCTTGGGCTGCAGGTGACCGCCGAAGGCATTGAAACCTACGACAATGCGAAGAGCGTGATGGATTCCGGCTGTGATATCGGCCAGGGCTTTCTGTACGGTCGGCCCAGCCGGGGTGGGCAACTGGCGCTGCCTGACGGTAGCCGTTTGGAAACCGGCGGCGAGTCGCAGGATGATTCGGTCAAGCCGCACGACGAAAAAGCGGCTTGAAAATATGACCCGGAGATCGAACCTTTCCGCCGCGATGGCGTCGGTGCTTCTGCTCTGCGCCAGCCCGGCCCTGGCCGGTGAAGGCCGGGTCGATCAGGCCGAAGGGCTGGAGATTGAAGCAGACGCGTTGGAGATCGAGTTCCAGACAATATTTGTTCCCGCTGGCAATGGCGCGAAGGGCGAATGGAAATTCGCTCCGACAATAGAATATGGGTTGAGCGATGCGCTCTCGGTCGGGCTGGAATTCGAGTTCGAGAAAGAATCCGGCGAACCGGCTCTTTTGACCGAAATTGGTGTACAGGCGAAACTGGCGCTGATCAGTCCCGAAGATGCTCCGGTCGGCCTTGGTTTTCAGTCTTCGCTGATTTTCGATCGATCGGCCGATGTTGGATTTGAAACCTATATCATCGCCGAACATGACGGCGAGAAGATCGACGTCATCGGCAATCTGGTTATTTCCGCGGAACCGGGCGACTGGTCCGAACTGTCCGCCAGCTATGTCGGCCGGCTGGATCATGCGATAGACGACAGATATGCACTGGGCCTGGAAAGTGGCGGCGAACTATCCGGCGAGACAAAGGGCAGGCATTGGCTGGGGCCCGTGTTCAGCATGTCCCCGAAAGAAGGCGGCCTGGTCCCGGCTGTAGAATTTTCGATATTCGCTCCCCTGACCGGCAAGACGCCCGATGTACAGATGAAACTGGAGCTCGATTGGGAATTCTAGCCGCCAGATATACTGTCCGCGGGTGCTGCACGGTCGATCCTGTCTGTCTTGTAAACGGGGACATGCATTTGTTGGCTTCGTCCGTCGATTGTATCGGGAGCAGGCCGGAGGCGCTGGCCGTGATCGGTTGTAATCGGGGCAATCCGGTGCCTGACGTTCGAAGCCGATAATGAAAATCGTGGAACTTGTAAATTTGAAGCCGGAACATGTCCGTTCGGTTTCCGGAGCGGACTGAATGCGATTTATGGTGAATGTCGCCAAAATCCCAGCTTTGTCGCGTTGCGGGGGTGCGGATCAGGCGCTGATCAAGAAGCGAATATGTAAACGGTTGTAAATAGGCATCCAAACTTCTGGTAAATCTTCTGTAAATGATAGTAAAACCCAAATCATAAAGCGATGATTAAAAGCAATGTTACCGTATCAAGGCTAGTTGGCCGCTGGGAGAATTAAAATGCGAATTGCGATAGCGGACGATGATTCGGAAATTATCGAGTTTCTGGGAAAAATCGTGGAAGCACAGGGATATGTCTATGTCGGCTATCCCGATGGCACGGCGCTGTCCAATGCTCTGTTGCGCGATACGTTCGACCTCGTGATCCTCGACTGGAACATGCCGGGCAAAAATGGCCTGGAAATATTGCAGTGGATGGAAGGCGCGGTTGAGGATCGCCCGCCGGTAATCATGATGACCAGCCGTTCGGCAAAGCAGG comes from Sphingorhabdus sp. YGSMI21 and encodes:
- a CDS encoding 3'-5' exonuclease — its product is MNMLQNQSELEEISRRLDREEGYRVLRAVPKRFSHMPEDGVPPDGRCIAILDTETSGLNVHEDKLIELAIMLVWVDDDGEVSGHMGPVSWLQDPGIELEPEITLITGLANHHLAHKQIDDAAALGFLDRADLLVAQNAKFDLAWIEQRYPKLKGKAWACSCSEIDWLKLGYEGRSQQHLLAQHGWFTNAHRAEADVWSLFWLLQQRQRGPGDSPVQSHLQRLLQAAETPTVLVEALRAPYSAKDKLKARGYRWDAGRRIWCKEMAEEKLAVERSWFRTEGLPLFGAKTMTATERHR
- a CDS encoding site-specific integrase, whose translation is MNMMTNIRSDGLTSAQRAEIYRRQMLIERDRLEVMHANLHIIPPEDHDDIDKALSLRLGASESAASDGVVKGKIDDFLIARIDPDDDDEPIVIMAWSDLAESIQQDGAEEAAVTRLAEIGVEETVLREAMARKVVNQARIEAVREFRRVLADPSTAYAPVQVAGYEPINPQNSSPTVTSHQPVANEWVTMTPSEAVLRFFEHNPRTGGKDGNSRKKGEPWTLKTRNQFELPAMLLEQVMDGRALATVTHDDLVKLDQCFEKLHGPSFRKSPKHRDMTIWQIIDETEAKVVAGEEAMKKEAKRKGRVTDTKIKPAEHLSRKELGLGVVTTNRHWGFLRQLTGWFNKHHPLGRLDYGAFIMNDTRNQRELQSVYTVEQGREIFNLPPWTGSKSHARRMQPGDLLVHDAWYFVPLIAWYSGMRRDEICGLDVNDVETEDGFWFFNVRANDVRRVKTISSARKVPVAKELQRLGLIDYVTALREAGEKTLFPELVAESGLGQMGDAYYKRIWTKIAKELAFLKGGQAMHAFRHTAIDSMKGAGIPSEIRADFAGHALKGETEGRYSKAHMALLRNAVATIPEVTKHLDPFPVSLLPAKLREPRKARVK
- a CDS encoding EAL domain-containing protein yields the protein MDFRRIFSDKEYAPRRDLAIILLLYLVILAASLAFDSFDHVIDFVEQHEDWEIDEALTGLLLLPIALGIFAARRLSEAKKELKLRLLAEKQAHEMALHDPLTGLPNRRKANMVIEAALKQADSAPVTLLAIDLNRFKPVNDLYGHQAGDQLLLAVGERLKAAVADDGLISRIGGDEFCAMLSGIPAGDQLIRKVETLSEVFETPFLLGDLSVVVSASIGVVTTDVPATPLDSLFSQADAAMYRCKGTGRNEIAFFEAGMEQAAIQRAKIETDLRTAIVEGEIRPFFQPLVNLYDGEILGFEALARWHMADGTMRMPDDFITIAEETGLISDLFFVILKAAAIEAKNWPVGLHFAVNLSPVQFGDEWLVERILQTLVDVGVAPGRLEIEITESALVSDLDVARNVIVSLKNQGINISLDDFGTGYSSLRHLSELPFDKLKIDRSFVHGIETNSASQSIVRAVTALAHNLGLQVTAEGIETYDNAKSVMDSGCDIGQGFLYGRPSRGGQLALPDGSRLETGGESQDDSVKPHDEKAA